The following are from one region of the Synechococcus sp. CBW1108 genome:
- a CDS encoding SDR family oxidoreductase produces the protein MANYLVTGTNRGIGLEYCRQLQARGEQVIAVCRRASPELEALGVRIEAGIDLTAEAAIAELVQRLDGLVLAGLILNAGILERSSLEELDAQSLRRQFEVNALAPLRLVRALLPNLASGSKLALMTSRMGSIDDNGSGGSYGYRMSKVALNMAGKSLAIDLRPRGIAVAILHPGLVRTRMINFNPNGISPEQAVQGLLARIDSLTLEASGTFWHANGEVLPW, from the coding sequence ATGGCGAACTATCTGGTGACCGGCACCAACCGCGGCATCGGCCTGGAGTACTGCCGCCAGCTGCAGGCCCGGGGTGAGCAAGTGATAGCGGTATGCCGCAGGGCCTCTCCGGAGCTGGAGGCCCTGGGGGTGCGCATCGAGGCGGGGATCGATCTCACCGCTGAAGCCGCCATCGCCGAACTGGTGCAGCGGCTCGATGGGCTGGTGCTGGCAGGGCTGATCCTCAATGCGGGCATCCTCGAGCGCTCCTCGCTGGAGGAGCTCGACGCCCAAAGCCTGCGGCGCCAGTTTGAAGTGAACGCTCTGGCACCCCTGCGCCTTGTTCGCGCCCTGCTGCCGAACCTGGCCAGCGGCTCGAAGCTGGCACTGATGACCAGCCGCATGGGCTCAATTGACGACAATGGCTCCGGCGGTTCCTACGGCTACCGCATGTCGAAGGTGGCGCTGAACATGGCGGGTAAATCGCTGGCGATCGACCTGCGCCCCCGGGGCATTGCCGTGGCCATACTGCATCCGGGCCTGGTGCGTACCCGGATGATCAACTTCAACCCCAATGGCATCAGCCCCGAGCAGGCCGTGCAAGGTCTGCTGGCCCGCATTGACTCCCTCACTCTGGAGGCCAGCGGTACGTTCTGGCACGCCAATGGCGAGGTGCTTCCCTGGTAG
- a CDS encoding Gfo/Idh/MocA family protein — protein sequence MNSIRIGAIGTGGFGLFALQQFLQVEGAELVAMAGSHREAALAVARRFGLVENMEVETLIKLDQVDLVYIATPPFLHFAQVRAALEAGKHVICEKPLALSLAQADELLQLARTRNLLCVANLMQRYNPLFEAVHQLIDSNVIGECLHGWFDNAAGDEGLSADHWFWDRAKSGGIFIEHGVHFFDLFEGWLGKGQVLSSQRSLRPGSGLEEQVQCVVRYGNGALINFYHGLTQPARLERQEFRLLFERGELTLEEWVPTRLRLRAVVDEEQSRRLMQIFPGARLDVLEAYSGAKRLARGRHKDFDTYQKIDLHGGLDVEKMRRYCELLRALFADQVAWIADRSHQRLITEENGRNSLAMACAATELAETGK from the coding sequence ATGAATAGTATCCGCATTGGTGCCATCGGAACAGGGGGCTTTGGTCTATTTGCCCTCCAGCAGTTTCTTCAGGTTGAGGGCGCTGAGCTTGTAGCCATGGCTGGCAGCCACCGCGAGGCGGCCCTAGCGGTGGCCCGCCGCTTCGGACTGGTCGAAAATATGGAGGTGGAGACGCTGATCAAACTCGATCAGGTAGATCTTGTTTACATCGCCACGCCTCCCTTCCTCCATTTCGCCCAGGTGCGGGCCGCCCTTGAGGCGGGTAAGCATGTGATCTGCGAAAAACCGCTGGCGCTGAGCCTGGCCCAGGCCGATGAGTTGCTCCAGTTGGCTAGAACCCGCAATCTACTCTGCGTTGCCAATTTGATGCAGCGCTATAACCCGCTGTTTGAAGCGGTACACCAACTCATCGACTCAAACGTGATTGGTGAGTGCCTGCATGGCTGGTTTGACAATGCCGCCGGCGATGAGGGGCTTTCAGCTGACCACTGGTTTTGGGATCGGGCCAAAAGCGGCGGGATCTTCATTGAACATGGAGTGCACTTCTTTGACCTATTTGAAGGTTGGCTGGGTAAGGGGCAGGTTCTCTCTTCCCAGCGCAGCCTGCGGCCCGGCTCCGGCCTCGAAGAACAGGTGCAGTGCGTGGTGCGCTATGGCAATGGGGCCCTGATTAATTTCTATCACGGCCTCACCCAACCGGCCCGGCTTGAGCGTCAGGAATTCAGGCTCCTGTTTGAGCGCGGCGAGCTGACCCTGGAAGAATGGGTGCCTACTCGGCTGCGGCTGCGGGCGGTGGTGGATGAGGAGCAGTCGCGCAGATTGATGCAGATTTTCCCTGGGGCCAGGCTCGATGTTCTCGAGGCCTACTCCGGAGCCAAACGGCTGGCCCGCGGACGCCACAAAGACTTTGACACCTACCAGAAGATCGATCTCCATGGTGGCTTGGACGTTGAAAAGATGCGCCGTTATTGTGAGCTTCTACGGGCCCTGTTTGCCGACCAGGTCGCCTGGATTGCAGACCGTTCCCATCAGCGCCTGATCACTGAGGAAAACGGGCGCAACTCCCTGGCCATGGCGTGCGCTGCTACCGAGCTGGCTGAGACCGGTAAGTGA
- a CDS encoding AAA family ATPase, which translates to MRIAISGSHSLGKSTLVRDFQAAHPDFQLFDEPYRELVARQERIHFGERASQRCNRLMTQQAIDRINQARLQMPETPVICDRSCLDFIPYSLYARAMGSNEGLPRGERLRTVEVRPDMQEKNGMPFPSDINAAFIEQLWSMILESQALASYDLIAFLPLTGEPGIDPCLENDGIRSVEGAYRAWVDAAFKQLYRHDLPARSPQACQVVEISGGRPERVKSLEEAIGLA; encoded by the coding sequence ATGAGAATCGCGATCAGTGGATCCCACAGCCTGGGCAAATCCACGCTGGTGCGGGATTTTCAGGCTGCACACCCAGACTTTCAGCTTTTTGATGAGCCCTACCGGGAGCTCGTCGCCCGCCAGGAGCGCATCCACTTCGGCGAGAGGGCCAGCCAGCGCTGCAACCGCTTGATGACCCAGCAGGCCATTGATCGCATCAACCAGGCACGGCTGCAGATGCCCGAGACCCCGGTGATCTGTGACCGCAGCTGTCTGGACTTCATCCCCTACTCCCTCTACGCCCGCGCCATGGGTAGCAACGAGGGTCTGCCCAGAGGGGAACGGCTCCGCACGGTGGAGGTGCGTCCAGACATGCAGGAGAAAAACGGGATGCCCTTTCCTTCGGACATAAACGCCGCCTTCATCGAGCAGCTGTGGTCAATGATCCTCGAGAGTCAGGCCCTGGCCAGTTATGACCTAATTGCGTTCCTGCCCCTCACGGGCGAGCCAGGCATCGACCCCTGCCTTGAGAACGACGGCATCCGCTCAGTGGAGGGGGCCTATCGCGCCTGGGTTGATGCCGCCTTCAAACAGCTGTATCGCCATGACCTGCCCGCCCGCAGCCCCCAGGCCTGCCAGGTTGTGGAGATCAGCGGTGGCAGGCCTGAGCGGGTCAAATCACTGGAGGAGGCGATAGGACTGGCCTGA
- a CDS encoding glycoside hydrolase family 130 protein — translation MSRSEAEQEAAIMLERFEGRHEKLQAFLLSRFEHVREHLITDQPLNRCERLLIGAYFTLEYSLEAAALFNPSIVPHPDQSGLESGCLRFLLSLRATGEGHISSIVFRTGVINRQVGISLDEPSPFVAAADVHPNPSYDKHLFERKLLELGLLSALTQLLMDQLPDHFSFEQLTLLTSQALRRDRLGNGDTVRTVESVLSLARANYEISFNTGDDCSERAIFPTSPTERRGIEDARFVAFEDGGQTTYYATYSAYDGQLVFPQLLETKDFTKFKISTLNGPEVENKGMALFPRKLGDCYAMLSRQDGENIYLMYSDQLHFWHEKKILMRPTYPWEFVQVGNCGSPIETDAGWLVLTHGVGPMRRYTVGAILLDLNNPGQLIGRLRQPLLEPTQEEREGYVPNVVYSCGSLIHNGTLIIPYAMSDQSSSFATVPVDQLLNELMSNPVEQCS, via the coding sequence ATGTCCCGCTCCGAGGCAGAGCAAGAAGCTGCCATCATGCTGGAGCGATTTGAGGGCCGCCATGAAAAGCTCCAGGCTTTTCTGTTGAGTCGTTTCGAGCATGTGCGCGAACATCTGATCACGGATCAGCCACTAAATCGCTGTGAACGCTTGCTCATTGGTGCCTATTTCACGCTGGAATATTCCCTGGAAGCAGCTGCGCTCTTCAATCCATCAATCGTGCCCCACCCGGATCAGTCTGGACTGGAGTCAGGCTGCTTGCGCTTTCTGCTCAGTCTGAGGGCTACGGGCGAGGGCCATATCTCTTCGATTGTTTTTCGAACTGGTGTGATCAACCGCCAGGTTGGTATATCTCTAGATGAGCCGAGCCCCTTTGTAGCAGCTGCTGATGTGCATCCCAACCCAAGTTATGACAAACACCTATTCGAGCGCAAACTGCTCGAATTAGGCTTACTTTCGGCACTGACCCAGCTACTAATGGATCAACTGCCCGACCATTTTAGCTTCGAGCAACTCACCTTGCTGACCAGCCAAGCCCTGCGCCGCGATCGCCTGGGCAATGGGGATACCGTTCGCACGGTGGAGAGTGTGCTTTCGCTGGCCAGGGCAAATTACGAGATCAGCTTTAACACTGGTGATGATTGCTCGGAGCGCGCCATCTTCCCCACCTCTCCCACGGAAAGAAGAGGTATCGAGGATGCTCGTTTCGTCGCCTTTGAGGATGGGGGCCAAACAACATATTATGCAACCTATAGTGCCTATGATGGCCAACTTGTATTTCCCCAGTTGCTGGAAACCAAGGACTTTACTAAGTTCAAAATTAGCACTTTAAATGGTCCGGAAGTGGAGAATAAGGGCATGGCCCTGTTCCCACGCAAGCTAGGAGATTGTTATGCAATGCTCTCCAGACAAGATGGTGAGAATATCTACTTAATGTATTCTGACCAACTGCACTTCTGGCATGAGAAGAAAATCCTGATGCGCCCCACCTATCCATGGGAGTTCGTTCAGGTGGGCAATTGTGGCTCCCCGATAGAAACCGATGCCGGCTGGCTTGTATTAACCCATGGAGTCGGTCCAATGCGACGCTATACAGTTGGAGCTATCCTTTTAGATCTAAATAATCCAGGTCAGTTGATCGGCCGTCTCCGGCAGCCACTGCTAGAGCCAACTCAGGAGGAAAGGGAGGGATATGTGCCGAATGTTGTCTATAGTTGTGGCTCCCTTATCCATAACGGGACTCTGATTATTCCCTATGCCATGAGCGACCAGTCAAGCAGTTTTGCGACCGTGCCCGTTGATCAGTTGCTGAATGAATTAATGAGCAATCCTGTGGAGCAATGCTCATGA
- a CDS encoding glycoside hydrolase family 130 protein, translating to MIPRLFSSCLLTPGQLAPSQPDMDVVGAFNPGAVATAEGVVLLIRVAETPRQIRPGLVGLPRWDLAAGAIVIDWLPEQELVVIDARVVKIRETGLLRLTSTSHLRVVRSTNPRQLDSSHQTILRPSLPWETYGIEDPRITPIEGRYYITYVAVSPHGAATALASTLDFCTFQFHGLIFCPENKDVVLFPERIGGRYYALHRPTTAHDFCRPEIWLASSPDLLHWGKHQPLLGSTASWDRGRIGAGTPPIRTDGGWLVLYHGNDRAEGDAGIGSYGAGKLMLDLDQPWQIRSSGEQILAPELAYECEGFVPNVVFPTGIIRQEGSLLIYAGAADSYTCVVELELADLLLSGSSPASAQSVPGPGAAAPHPC from the coding sequence GTGATCCCCCGCCTGTTCAGCAGCTGCCTGCTGACCCCGGGTCAACTCGCCCCATCCCAGCCGGATATGGACGTGGTGGGCGCCTTCAATCCAGGCGCAGTCGCCACCGCCGAGGGTGTCGTGCTGCTGATCAGGGTGGCCGAGACCCCGCGGCAGATCCGGCCGGGTCTTGTCGGACTGCCCCGCTGGGACCTGGCGGCCGGGGCCATCGTTATCGATTGGCTGCCAGAGCAGGAGCTGGTTGTTATAGATGCCCGGGTGGTGAAGATCAGGGAGACTGGCCTGCTGCGGCTCACCTCCACCTCCCATCTGCGCGTGGTTCGCAGCACCAACCCGCGCCAGCTCGATTCCAGCCACCAGACCATCCTCAGGCCCAGCCTCCCTTGGGAAACCTATGGCATCGAAGATCCCCGGATCACCCCAATCGAGGGCCGGTATTACATCACCTATGTGGCCGTATCCCCCCACGGGGCGGCTACAGCTTTGGCTTCCACCCTGGATTTCTGCACCTTCCAATTCCATGGGCTGATCTTCTGCCCGGAAAATAAGGATGTGGTGTTATTCCCTGAGCGTATCGGTGGCAGGTACTACGCCCTACACCGACCCACCACTGCACATGATTTCTGCCGCCCGGAGATCTGGCTGGCCTCATCCCCAGACCTGCTGCATTGGGGCAAGCACCAGCCCTTGCTGGGCTCCACTGCCAGCTGGGACCGGGGCCGCATCGGCGCCGGCACACCACCGATCCGCACGGATGGGGGGTGGTTAGTTCTGTATCACGGCAACGACAGGGCGGAAGGGGATGCTGGCATCGGCTCCTATGGGGCTGGCAAGTTAATGCTGGATCTCGACCAGCCCTGGCAAATCCGCAGCTCCGGGGAGCAGATCCTGGCGCCCGAGCTCGCTTACGAATGCGAGGGTTTTGTGCCCAATGTGGTGTTCCCCACCGGCATCATTCGGCAGGAGGGCTCCCTCTTGATTTACGCCGGAGCAGCAGACAGCTACACCTGCGTGGTGGAACTTGAGCTGGCAGACCTGCTGCTCAGCGGCTCATCGCCAGCATCCGCTCAATCGGTGCCAGGGCCCGGAGCCGCAGCTCCTCATCCATGCTGA
- a CDS encoding gamma-glutamylcyclotransferase — MFVYGSLKRHQANHAWLDGAAWLGEAQLAGVKLFDLGPFPMAVACPGDASLLHGELYRVSGPMLERLDRFEGAPRLFQRHWLELWQGPFAWVYLGRPRQVRHSPLVASGRWQGAR; from the coding sequence GTGTTTGTCTATGGCAGCCTTAAGCGCCACCAGGCCAACCACGCCTGGCTTGACGGCGCAGCCTGGCTTGGCGAAGCCCAACTGGCCGGCGTAAAGCTATTTGACCTGGGGCCGTTCCCGATGGCGGTCGCCTGCCCCGGGGATGCGTCCCTGCTCCACGGGGAGCTCTACCGCGTGAGCGGCCCGATGCTGGAGCGACTGGACCGCTTTGAGGGGGCTCCCCGGCTGTTCCAGCGCCACTGGCTCGAACTATGGCAAGGGCCCTTTGCCTGGGTCTATCTGGGTCGGCCGCGCCAGGTTCGCCACTCCCCACTGGTTGCCAGCGGCAGGTGGCAGGGCGCTCGCTGA
- a CDS encoding CBS domain-containing protein, with amino-acid sequence MSAPVLSVGADSPLQEAVQLMSEHHISGLPVLDPAGALVGELTEQDLMVRESGFHSGPYVMLLDAVIYLRNPLNWDKEVHQVLGSTVADVMNAKVHTCSADLPLPDAAKLLHERSTQRLFVIDAAKKPVGVITRGDVVRALAAAG; translated from the coding sequence ATGTCGGCCCCGGTGCTGAGCGTTGGCGCCGACAGCCCCCTGCAGGAGGCCGTGCAACTTATGAGTGAGCACCACATCAGCGGTCTGCCCGTGCTGGATCCAGCGGGGGCGCTGGTCGGCGAACTCACCGAACAGGACCTGATGGTGCGCGAAAGCGGGTTCCACAGCGGCCCCTACGTGATGCTGCTCGATGCGGTGATCTACCTGCGCAATCCTCTCAACTGGGACAAGGAGGTGCACCAGGTCTTGGGCAGCACCGTCGCTGATGTGATGAATGCCAAGGTGCACACCTGCAGCGCCGACCTGCCCCTGCCGGATGCGGCCAAGCTGCTGCATGAGCGCAGTACCCAGCGCCTTTTTGTGATTGATGCCGCCAAAAAGCCAGTGGGCGTAATCACCCGGGGGGATGTGGTGCGGGCCCTGGCGGCGGCAGGCTGA
- a CDS encoding glycosyltransferase family 4 protein: MKPNPVRKIAIIGDYLPRKCGIATFSHSVYRALSEDTATNECFIVAVNDLPEGYAYPPEVRFELAEQDLASYRRAADFLNLTDTDIICLQHEFGIYGGPAGSHILTLLRHVHIPVVTQLHTVLEEPSIEQLQVMKELAARSARIIVMSERGRQILVDIYGLEADHLDVIPHGVPDTPFVDPNYYKDQFGVEGKQVLLTFGLISPAKGIENVIRALPEVIKAFPEMVYIVLGATHPHLLREQGETYRLSLERLAQELGVRKQVVFYNRFVGSEELKDFLGVADIYITPYLNRDQITSGTLSYAFGCGKAVISTPYWHAEELLADGRGVLVPFRDSGAIGVALIGLLTDDVRRHAMRKQAYLLGRSMIWSQVAALYASSFERARLERGNGVVIHSPLKPLEQEPRELPALRLEHLKRITDSTGIYQHAKYTLPNFKEGYCTDDNVRALQLLVMLEESGDFTPELKSLATYYASFINYAYIPETCRFHNFMSFERTWLDDDGSDDCLGRTLLALAACVGRSRRDDLRQWAVDLFQLALPSVTKTTSPRAWALGLKAIHEYLRKLSGDRTVDLMRDTLTDQLLAAFHQSSADEWPWFENVLSYDNASLPHALILSGRWSKRNEALDVGLRSLRWLMAEQTAEAGHFRPIGSNGFYRRGQHRATFDQQPLEACASVSACVEAWSATGDGFWLDEAWRAFAWFLGDNDLHLPLYDARTGGCFDGLQDDSVNMNQGAESTLAFLLALQDMRLLELARHSIPKP; this comes from the coding sequence ATGAAGCCAAATCCGGTTCGCAAGATTGCAATTATTGGTGATTACCTACCAAGAAAGTGCGGAATCGCCACCTTTTCCCATTCGGTTTATCGAGCACTCAGCGAAGATACGGCTACTAATGAATGTTTCATTGTGGCGGTTAATGACCTGCCTGAGGGCTATGCCTATCCACCTGAAGTTCGCTTCGAGCTAGCAGAGCAGGACCTAGCCAGCTATCGCCGTGCGGCCGACTTTCTTAATCTCACGGACACAGACATCATCTGCCTGCAGCATGAATTCGGTATCTATGGCGGACCTGCTGGTAGCCATATCCTCACCTTGTTACGCCATGTTCATATACCGGTGGTTACCCAGCTCCACACGGTACTGGAGGAACCAAGCATTGAACAACTGCAGGTGATGAAGGAGCTAGCTGCCCGCTCTGCCCGAATCATTGTGATGAGCGAGCGGGGGCGCCAAATCCTCGTTGATATCTATGGATTGGAAGCTGACCACCTAGATGTCATCCCCCATGGGGTGCCAGATACGCCCTTCGTTGATCCCAACTACTACAAGGATCAGTTTGGTGTCGAGGGGAAACAGGTTCTGCTCACCTTTGGGCTAATTTCGCCTGCAAAGGGAATAGAGAATGTTATCCGCGCCTTGCCTGAAGTTATAAAGGCATTTCCAGAGATGGTTTACATCGTTCTGGGCGCCACCCACCCCCACCTCTTGCGCGAGCAGGGTGAAACCTACCGATTAAGCCTTGAGCGCCTTGCCCAAGAGTTGGGGGTAAGAAAGCAGGTTGTCTTTTATAACAGATTCGTCGGCTCTGAAGAGCTAAAGGATTTTCTTGGAGTGGCTGATATTTATATCACCCCCTATCTTAATCGCGATCAGATTACCTCCGGCACCCTCTCCTATGCCTTTGGCTGCGGCAAAGCGGTAATTTCCACTCCCTACTGGCATGCGGAGGAATTGCTTGCTGATGGCCGCGGTGTGCTGGTGCCTTTTCGAGACAGTGGGGCAATTGGTGTGGCCTTAATTGGTTTGCTAACTGACGATGTGCGGCGCCATGCCATGCGCAAGCAGGCCTACCTCCTCGGCAGGAGCATGATCTGGAGCCAGGTGGCGGCTCTCTATGCCAGCTCCTTTGAGCGAGCCCGTTTGGAACGCGGCAATGGAGTGGTGATCCACTCTCCACTGAAACCTTTGGAACAGGAGCCGCGGGAACTCCCAGCCCTAAGGCTGGAGCATCTGAAACGGATAACAGATTCAACAGGTATCTACCAGCACGCCAAATATACCCTTCCCAACTTCAAGGAAGGTTACTGCACCGATGACAATGTGCGTGCTTTGCAGCTGCTGGTAATGCTCGAGGAATCGGGTGACTTTACTCCAGAGCTTAAGTCGCTGGCCACCTATTATGCATCGTTCATTAACTATGCCTATATTCCAGAGACCTGCCGTTTTCATAATTTTATGAGCTTCGAGCGCACCTGGCTCGATGACGATGGCTCCGATGATTGTTTGGGGCGCACCTTGTTGGCCCTGGCCGCCTGCGTAGGCCGATCCCGCCGCGACGACCTGCGCCAGTGGGCTGTGGATCTGTTTCAGCTGGCTTTGCCTTCGGTCACCAAGACAACCAGCCCACGGGCCTGGGCCCTTGGACTCAAGGCCATCCATGAGTATCTGCGCAAGCTCAGTGGCGATCGAACCGTCGATTTAATGCGCGATACCCTCACCGATCAGTTGCTGGCAGCCTTCCACCAATCCAGTGCAGATGAATGGCCCTGGTTCGAGAACGTGCTCAGTTACGACAACGCATCCCTGCCCCATGCCCTGATCCTCAGCGGCCGCTGGTCTAAACGAAATGAAGCCCTGGATGTGGGCCTGCGCAGCTTGCGCTGGTTGATGGCGGAGCAAACCGCAGAGGCAGGCCATTTCAGGCCGATTGGCTCCAACGGCTTCTACCGTCGCGGCCAGCATCGTGCCACTTTTGACCAGCAACCCTTGGAGGCCTGTGCCTCGGTATCGGCCTGTGTGGAGGCCTGGTCTGCTACTGGAGATGGATTTTGGCTTGACGAGGCCTGGCGAGCCTTCGCCTGGTTCCTCGGGGATAACGACCTGCACCTGCCCCTCTATGACGCCCGAACCGGTGGCTGTTTTGACGGTCTTCAAGACGACAGCGTCAATATGAACCAGGGCGCCGAATCAACCCTGGCCTTCCTCCTGGCTCTGCAGGATATGCGACTACTCGAACTCGCTCGCCATTCCATCCCCAAACCATGA
- a CDS encoding CDP-alcohol phosphatidyltransferase family protein produces the protein MAIQGSRPSRTRQLADGLTLGRAALGLPLILALTGGQLALAWLLLLLGGLSDWVDGVLARRAGGGSVWGARLDPLTDKILIAAPLLWLGAKGMVPLWAIWLLLARELLISGWRAAETSGGPASWSGKAKTVLQFTSLLLLFWPWAGAGWAQLAGWWLFWPSLGLALASAWGYLRSGH, from the coding sequence ATGGCAATCCAAGGCAGCAGACCATCTAGAACTCGCCAACTGGCCGATGGCCTCACCCTGGGCCGGGCCGCCCTGGGCCTGCCCCTGATTCTTGCTCTGACCGGCGGTCAGCTTGCCCTGGCCTGGCTGCTGCTGCTGCTGGGTGGCTTGAGCGACTGGGTCGATGGGGTGCTGGCCAGGCGGGCTGGCGGTGGCTCTGTTTGGGGTGCCCGTCTGGACCCCCTCACCGACAAGATTTTGATAGCAGCGCCCTTGCTTTGGCTCGGGGCCAAGGGGATGGTGCCCCTCTGGGCGATCTGGCTTCTGCTGGCCCGGGAATTGCTGATCTCGGGTTGGCGCGCCGCCGAAACCAGCGGCGGGCCCGCCTCCTGGAGCGGCAAGGCAAAAACCGTGCTGCAATTCACCAGCTTGCTGCTCCTGTTCTGGCCCTGGGCAGGGGCCGGCTGGGCCCAGCTGGCCGGCTGGTGGCTGTTCTGGCCGTCGTTGGGACTGGCCTTGGCGTCAGCATGGGGCTATCTGCGTTCTGGCCACTGA
- a CDS encoding CHASE domain-containing protein, translated as MVGLFNSSVEVNRDNFVTYYQTVALNTGQLKGVQGVGFARLIPAHLLEGYEQRIRSEGFPNFNVWPQGPSALYSSIEFLEPFDWRNQRAFGFDMYSEPIRRQAMQAAWQSGAASLSGKVKLVQETQEDMQRGVLIYLPVYADRGLSPGANTRKLLGWAYSPLRMNDLVNSSIAGIDNSDMAGTGVLVFDGDRPFASKLLYDNLKLVSRQQLSHPSYEPLHIGGRTWLVGVQLSPRLVGPDGITSAYWINLLLGGSISIVAALVTHILVANHLATREALAISEAASQERALASTVFEESSQGIVVTNPDGQILMANNSFSQLTGFRLSEIKGQRSNLLKSGRHDAAFYEQMRNDLNEKSYWEGDLWNKVRNGEIRCHHLSITTVRDEKLQPRYFVGMYQDVTERHQAEQTMRYMAMHDTLTGLANRSMLMEQLERHLALAKRHGHALGLLYLDLDGFKLVNDQFGHKVGDQVLEIVAERFSKVIRDGDLLCRQGGDEFVVLVPEAGNCAELEAMARKLVDSSRLPYLELNRAINISASVGIARYPDHGESREQLLSAADNAMYAAKRSSGKSVQVSGLLQALDDHSHQHQGAGQSDQQSDSHG; from the coding sequence GTGGTGGGTTTGTTTAACTCTTCAGTTGAGGTTAACCGCGATAATTTTGTTACCTACTATCAAACCGTAGCCCTCAACACTGGCCAGCTGAAAGGTGTGCAAGGAGTTGGCTTTGCGCGCTTGATTCCGGCCCATCTACTCGAGGGTTATGAGCAACGTATCCGCTCAGAAGGATTTCCCAACTTTAACGTCTGGCCGCAAGGGCCAAGCGCTCTCTATAGCTCAATCGAATTCCTCGAGCCCTTCGACTGGCGTAATCAGCGGGCCTTCGGCTTTGACATGTACAGCGAGCCAATACGGCGCCAGGCGATGCAGGCGGCCTGGCAGAGCGGTGCCGCCAGCCTCAGCGGCAAGGTGAAATTGGTGCAGGAAACCCAAGAGGATATGCAGCGGGGAGTACTGATCTATTTGCCCGTTTACGCCGACCGGGGTCTATCGCCTGGTGCCAATACCCGCAAGCTCTTGGGTTGGGCTTACTCGCCGCTGCGTATGAACGATTTGGTTAACAGTTCAATTGCAGGCATTGATAATAGCGATATGGCTGGCACCGGTGTGCTGGTTTTCGATGGCGATCGACCCTTTGCCAGTAAACTGCTCTACGACAACCTCAAGCTGGTCTCTCGCCAGCAACTCAGCCATCCTTCCTATGAGCCGCTCCACATAGGCGGCCGCACCTGGTTGGTCGGTGTTCAGCTTTCACCGCGGCTGGTGGGGCCAGATGGAATCACCAGTGCCTATTGGATAAACCTGCTCCTCGGCGGCAGCATCAGCATTGTGGCAGCTCTCGTAACCCACATATTGGTGGCCAACCATCTGGCCACCCGGGAGGCTCTGGCAATCAGTGAGGCCGCCAGCCAGGAGCGGGCTCTTGCCAGCACAGTGTTTGAAGAGAGCAGCCAGGGGATTGTTGTAACAAACCCAGACGGCCAAATTTTGATGGCAAACAACAGCTTTAGCCAACTTACCGGCTTTCGCCTCTCGGAAATCAAAGGACAACGCAGCAACCTGCTGAAATCGGGCAGACATGATGCAGCTTTTTACGAACAGATGCGCAATGATCTCAACGAAAAGAGCTACTGGGAAGGGGACTTGTGGAACAAGGTGCGCAATGGGGAAATTCGCTGTCATCACCTCAGCATCACAACCGTGCGAGATGAAAAGCTTCAACCCCGATACTTCGTGGGGATGTACCAGGACGTAACCGAGCGCCATCAGGCCGAACAGACTATGCGCTACATGGCCATGCACGACACCCTTACCGGCCTTGCAAACCGCTCAATGTTGATGGAGCAGCTGGAGCGCCACCTGGCCCTAGCAAAGCGCCACGGCCACGCCCTGGGCCTGCTCTATCTCGACCTGGATGGGTTCAAGTTGGTAAATGACCAATTTGGCCACAAGGTGGGGGACCAGGTGCTAGAGATCGTCGCCGAACGCTTTAGCAAGGTGATCCGCGACGGCGACCTGCTCTGCCGTCAGGGTGGCGATGAATTTGTGGTGCTGGTGCCGGAGGCAGGCAATTGTGCCGAACTGGAGGCCATGGCCAGGAAGCTTGTCGATTCAAGTCGCCTCCCCTATTTGGAGCTGAACCGGGCGATCAATATTTCGGCCAGCGTGGGCATAGCCCGCTACCCAGACCACGGTGAGAGCCGCGAGCAGCTTTTATCAGCAGCAGACAACGCCATGTACGCGGCTAAGCGTAGCTCGGGAAAGTCTGTTCAGGTCTCAGGCCTGCTCCAGGCGCTTGACGATCACAGCCATCAGCACCAAGGAGCCGGCCAGAGCGACCAACAAAGCGATAGTCATGGATGA